A stretch of Rhea pennata isolate bPtePen1 unplaced genomic scaffold, bPtePen1.pri scaffold_32, whole genome shotgun sequence DNA encodes these proteins:
- the LOC134154564 gene encoding olfactory receptor 14A16-like: MSNSSSLNGFLLLAFAATQDLQLLHFSLFLGIYMAALVGNGLVITAVACDHHLHTPMYFFLLNLSVLDISSISTTVPKSMANSLWNTRAISYSGCVAQVFLFFFSVGVEYSLLTVMAYDRYVSIFRPLHYWTIMDSRACVKMAAAAWASGFLNAVMHTANTFSISLCQGNAVDQFFCEIPQILKFSCSESYLREVGLIVVTACLIFGCFVFIVLSYVQIFTAVLRIPSEQGRHKAFSMCLPHLVVVSLYISTGTFAYLKPSSVFSPSLDLVVAVLYTVVPPGVNPLIYSMRNKELRDALNKLIQLILVQKK, encoded by the coding sequence atgtccaacagcagctccctcaacggcttcctcctcctggcGTTTGCAGCGACACAAGAtttgcagctcttgcacttctccctcttcctgggcatctacaTGGCTGCTCTTGTGGGCAACGGCCTTGTCATCACAGCTGTGGCTTGCGACCACCatctccacacccccatgtatttcttccttctcaaccTCTCTGTTCTGGACATCAGCTCCATCTCtaccactgtccccaaatctatggccaattccctgtggaacaccagggccatttcctactcaggatgtgttGCCCAggtcttcctgtttttcttttcagttggtGTGGagtattctctcctcactgtcatggcctatgaccgctatgTTTCCATCTTCAGACCCCTGCACTACTGGACcatcatggacagcagagcttgcgtcaaaatggcagcagctgcctgggccagtgggtTTCTGAATGCTGTCATGCACACTGCCAACACATTCTCAATATCCCTGTGCCAAGGCAATGctgtggaccagttcttctgtgaaatcccccagatcctcaagTTCTCCTGCTCAGAatcctacctcagggaagttgggcTTATTGTGGTTACTGCCTGCTTAATCTTtggctgctttgttttcattgtgctgtcctacgtgcagatcttcactgctgtgctgaggatcccctctgagcagggccgacataaagccttttccatgtgcctcccgcaCCTGGTTGTGGTCTCCCTGTACATCAGCACTGGCAcctttgcctacctgaagccctCCTCTGTCTTCTCCCCATCTCTGGACCTagtggtggctgttctgtacaCAGTGGTGCCTCCAGGagtgaaccccctcatctacagcatgaggaacaaggagctcagaGATGCACTGAATAAACTGATTCAGCTGATCCTAGTTCAGAAGAAGTAA